From Daphnia magna isolate NIES linkage group LG2, ASM2063170v1.1, whole genome shotgun sequence:
cCTTGCCACATAATTATTGCTGACGTccagaaaaatgaagaaacattCATCATTAGGTGTGAAAGACCGGTGGGCCCGTAATAACGATCCGACCTGGGAGGAAGAAATGCAAAACCGTAATGGTTCCCGTTGCGCCATCATTTGCTTATCTAAGTTTCATTTGTATTATTACCTGCTTTAGTGTGACTAGATCAATGACGTGAATGTCAATCTCTTGGGCTATGGGTGGCGGCTGTAGGGGATTCTCAATAATACAACCTTGCGGCCAGGGCCGGACATTTACGTATAAATATCTGAAAAGGAAATCAAGAAATGCAAAAATTCTTGATGATCAGGACGAAATTTGAGAATCGCATAATTATACCTGTGGTCTGGAGATAAAGACATTCCAATGATATGGCCGTTTAAATCAATGACGTGATCAATTGGATCAAATCGATCGGCGACAGCCTCAAAGTCTTGCCAAACGGGTTCGGGTCTAGTTTAGGGAAACAAAAAGCGTTTGAaacattcaaatttttcaaataagATTCAAACCGCCTTACGGAGGGATTCCTAGAGCTAATGACTCTTCCAAGGCTTGCCGTTCTTGCCTCTGAATAGCAACTCGTTCAGCTAAACTTGGGCCGATATCAATCCGATTACAAAATGTAAACGGAGATATTCGTTTTAAACCTGaaagggaagaaaacaaactgaTTACCGATGGACAGAAGACGGGAGATTACAACAAGACCTATTTGATGTGGGGTATAAGTCCGCGAACCCATAGTGAAAATCAAGAATTTTTCACGAGGATCCAGTACTTCCTCCGAATCATCGTCGGTAGCTTCTGACTCTGCGCGTTGGGAACTAGCTTCAGCACCGGAGCAAGCTAATGGGGAATCTGATCTGGTTGATTCCTTCTCGACTTCGTCGTCGTCGCTTTTAGATTCCTCTTTAGTTTCATAATCCCTGTTTCCCATTCTGGAAGTATTACATAGTAAACTTGAAATCATGGAACGAAATTTAGTTTCATCTAAATTTGTTTGGTTATGTTTTTACCTGGCGGCCGTAATATTCGGCGAATCTCGTCGCCAAGACTGAAATTCACCCGAGTTAGTTGGCCATAAGGTTCCTTCAGCTATATCACACGTAACAGAGTTCATTTATGCTAACTGAGAACGTAAAATTTCGTCGTACTTGAGTTATGAAAAAAAACGTCTTCCTCTTTACGTGAACTGCGGTCTGTTGTCTTGGTGTCAGCTGTTGGAAGGTCGGGATGCGAAATTGGATTTCCCGTCTCATGACAACTCTGCaaagcaaaaattttgttATGTCAAATAGTATAACAAGCCGATCAAGAAGGAATACTTTATTTGAGGAGCAATCGTCAGACGTGTTCGATGGTGTCGGCGAAGAAGATGTCGGCTGACGTTGAGGTAAAGAACGACAGTTTGCTACCGTGATTGAGCGGATAGACGAAGCGCTTCTATTATAAAACTTGAACATTCGGTTCATAATGGAGGTGAATTCAGAGTCTGATTCTTGCGACGCTCGATTCAACCACACGACTGACGTGCTTACGAGATGGGCAAGCCAGCGCAGATCACCCGATAATAGATAATTGTCATTGTACCACGTACCGAAAAAATCATACGGCTTGTTTGACATTCGGCACTGGATGACAAAATCCTCCTGTGTGGATTACAGCAGAAAATGATAAATTGTTTCTAGCAATGTTTAGTGTTCGCAATCAATCTACTTACTTCAAGATTGAAAACAGCGATTTCGCCTGTATTTGAATGGTTTCCAAAATGAACTCCTGATACCAACAGCAATGTATCTGATTCATTGAATTGACTGAACTGAGTGTTCTTCCAACTGTATACTTTCATATCATAATAATGTTTGATTCTTGCAGGGTAACCAGCATCCCAAAGctagaaaaacaaagttttgCATGCTTTTAGAACTCAAAAAGTTGCACCAAATGCATACAAATGTTGATTTGAGTATTTTACCATCACATAACCATCTTTCGAGCAGGTGGCAAAATACTTCCCATTGTGCGAAAAACTGACATGAAGCACTTGATGGGTATGGCCCTTCAGTACTTCTGTTTCTAATATTGGTGTATGTTGCCATAGCCTTAGGTATTCGCTAAACCATGATGTTTGGCCTAAATTAAAAACATAATATTGTTGAGGAATGAAGAATTTTTGAAGAGAATATGTAGTAGGTACCAGGAGCTATTCCAATTGTTGGATTTACATTCCAGTCTCTTTTCACGAGAGATTTCCATAATAGTTCATCTTTAGATACTCTGTACCAGGTTTGAGACACACTTGAGAGATTCAGAATGTCCTTGAAATTCAGAAAAAGAAGTATTGGTAAACAAGTTCTAACTATTATGGAAGATAAGATAAATTTAATGCCTCTGCTTTGAGGTATCGAAAAATCTGCAGTAAAACATGATCAGGCAGGTGACTTGGAGAATTTTTCGAGTTCATCTTAGTTTAAAATTCGGTTTTACGCAATCATTAACACAGACGTAATAAGCGCCTAGTTACGTCCCATTTATTCCGGATACACATGTTAATCCAGGTGAAAAATTTCCCTTTTCGATAAACTGGAATGACGAATCTTTTACAGTTTAACGACAAGATAAGGTa
This genomic window contains:
- the LOC116918053 gene encoding F-box/WD repeat-containing protein 5 isoform X2, yielding MNSKNSPSHLPDHVLLQIFRYLKAEDILNLSSVSQTWYRVSKDELLWKSLVKRDWNVNPTIGIAPGQTSWFSEYLRLWQHTPILETEVLKGHTHQVLHVSFSHNGKYFATCSKDGYVMLWDAGYPARIKHYYDMKVYSWKNTQFSQFNESDTLLLVSGVHFGNHSNTGEIAVFNLEEDFVIQCRMSNKPYDFFGTWYNDNYLLSGDLRWLAHLVSTSVVWLNRASQESDSEFTSIMNRMFKFYNRSASSIRSITVANCRSLPQRQPTSSSPTPSNTSDDCSSNKSCHETGNPISHPDLPTADTKTTDRSSRKEEDVFFHNSTEGTLWPTNSGEFQSWRRDSPNITAARMGNRDYETKEESKSDDDEVEKESTRSDSPLACSGAEASSQRAESEATDDDSEEVLDPREKFLIFTMGSRTYTPHQIGLKRISPFTFCNRIDIGPSLAERVAIQRQERQALEESLALGIPPPEPVWQDFEAVADRFDPIDHVIDLNGHIIGMSLSPDHRYLYVNVRPWPQGCIIENPLQPPPIAQEIDIHVIDLVTLKQVGSLLRAHRSFTPNDECFFIFLDVSNNYVASGAEDKYAYIWDRHYGVVLAKFPHQDVVNAVSFNPRDPEILITASDDYTLKIWRSRHRARQLNLPLVDLPVGMEFRQRSSLLN
- the LOC116918053 gene encoding F-box/WD repeat-containing protein 5 isoform X1; this translates as MNSKNSPSHLPDHVLLQIFRYLKAEDILNLSSVSQTWYRVSKDELLWKSLVKRDWNVNPTIGIAPGQTSWFSEYLRLWQHTPILETEVLKGHTHQVLHVSFSHNGKYFATCSKDGYVMLWDAGYPARIKHYYDMKVYSWKNTQFSQFNESDTLLLVSGVHFGNHSNTGEIAVFNLEEDFVIQCRMSNKPYDFFGTWYNDNYLLSGDLRWLAHLVSTSVVWLNRASQESDSEFTSIMNRMFKFYNRSASSIRSITVANCRSLPQRQPTSSSPTPSNTSDDCSSNKSCHETGNPISHPDLPTADTKTTDRSSRKEEDVFFHNSTEGTLWPTNSGEFQSWRRDSPNITAASLLCNTSRMGNRDYETKEESKSDDDEVEKESTRSDSPLACSGAEASSQRAESEATDDDSEEVLDPREKFLIFTMGSRTYTPHQIGLKRISPFTFCNRIDIGPSLAERVAIQRQERQALEESLALGIPPPEPVWQDFEAVADRFDPIDHVIDLNGHIIGMSLSPDHRYLYVNVRPWPQGCIIENPLQPPPIAQEIDIHVIDLVTLKQVGSLLRAHRSFTPNDECFFIFLDVSNNYVASGAEDKYAYIWDRHYGVVLAKFPHQDVVNAVSFNPRDPEILITASDDYTLKIWRSRHRARQLNLPLVDLPVGMEFRQRSSLLN